The Lysobacter capsici genome has a segment encoding these proteins:
- a CDS encoding amidohydrolase family protein, whose product MSRVSVLRRAPLFAGLLLGASFAASAQNVLIRNAVVHTATAQGTLERADVLVGNGVVRAVGKGLSAPAGVKVIEAEGRPLTPTLFGGITEIGLEEVSGEKSTVDQTVALGADTKEMTVRPEFDVTLAYNPDSVLIPVARIEGIGWTLLGAGTATGGSIVAGQGGIERLDGGPDPIGPRVLFVRLGKDGLGLSGSSRAAQWMILDQLIDESRGRITPDNHAALLTPAGRAALQKYFGGGGRIVFGVDRAADIRQLLRWSAKHQLRIAIAGGGEAWRLAPQLAAAKVPVFVNPLSNLPSDFDQVGASMENAARLQAAGVAVGFSEGGASHNARKVRQLAGNAVAAGLPWDAGLAGLTRVPAEAFGVAGEVGSIAPGKRADLVLWSADPLDVSSVALQVWMDGRAIEMRSRQTELRDRYLRPDNGLPRAYSAPSGN is encoded by the coding sequence ATGAGCCGCGTGTCCGTGTTGCGGCGCGCGCCGCTGTTCGCCGGGTTGTTGTTGGGCGCCAGCTTCGCCGCGTCCGCGCAGAACGTCCTGATCCGCAATGCCGTGGTCCATACCGCGACCGCGCAAGGCACCCTGGAACGCGCCGACGTCTTGGTCGGCAACGGCGTGGTGCGCGCGGTCGGCAAAGGCCTGAGCGCGCCGGCCGGGGTGAAGGTGATCGAGGCCGAAGGCCGGCCGCTGACGCCGACCCTGTTCGGCGGCATCACCGAGATCGGCCTGGAGGAAGTCTCCGGCGAAAAATCCACGGTCGACCAGACCGTCGCGCTCGGCGCCGACACCAAGGAAATGACGGTGCGGCCGGAGTTCGACGTGACCTTGGCCTACAACCCCGATTCGGTGCTGATCCCGGTCGCGCGCATCGAAGGCATCGGCTGGACCCTGCTCGGCGCCGGCACCGCCACCGGCGGCTCGATCGTCGCCGGTCAGGGCGGCATCGAACGCCTCGACGGCGGCCCCGATCCGATCGGCCCGCGCGTGCTGTTCGTGCGTCTGGGCAAGGACGGCCTGGGCCTGAGCGGCAGCTCGCGCGCGGCGCAGTGGATGATCCTGGATCAGCTGATCGACGAAAGCCGCGGCCGCATCACGCCGGACAACCACGCCGCGCTGCTGACCCCGGCCGGACGCGCGGCCTTGCAGAAATACTTCGGCGGCGGCGGCCGGATCGTGTTCGGCGTCGACCGCGCCGCCGACATCCGCCAGCTGCTGCGCTGGTCGGCGAAACACCAATTGCGCATCGCCATCGCCGGCGGCGGCGAAGCGTGGCGGCTGGCGCCGCAACTCGCGGCGGCCAAGGTGCCGGTGTTCGTCAATCCGCTGTCCAACCTGCCCAGCGATTTCGATCAGGTCGGCGCGAGCATGGAGAACGCCGCGCGGCTGCAGGCGGCCGGAGTCGCGGTCGGTTTCAGCGAAGGCGGCGCCTCGCACAACGCGCGCAAGGTGCGGCAACTGGCCGGCAACGCGGTCGCCGCCGGCCTGCCCTGGGACGCCGGCCTGGCCGGGCTGACCCGGGTGCCGGCCGAGGCCTTCGGCGTGGCCGGCGAAGTCGGTTCGATCGCGCCGGGCAAGCGCGCCGACCTGGTGCTGTGGAGCGCCGATCCGCTGGATGTCAGCAGCGTCGCGCTGCAGGTGTGGATGGACGGACGCGCGATCGAAATGCGCAGCCGCCAGACCGAGTTGCGCGATCGCTATCTGCGTCCCGACAACGGCCTGCCGCGCGCGTATTCGGCGCCGTCGGGGAATTGA
- a CDS encoding AMP nucleosidase, with amino-acid sequence MKDKEQIVENWLPRYTGVPLDQFGQHILLTNFGGYLNTFSRLTGAEIVGLDRPMPSATFDGITMINFGMGSPNAATMMDLLSAIMPQAVLFLGKCGGLKRKNELGDLVLPIAAIRGEGTSNDYLLPEVPALPAFALQRAVSTMIRDLGHDYWTGTVYTTNRRVWEHDEAFKERLRAMRCMAIDMETATVFAAGFANRIPCGALLLVSDQPMIPEGVKTEASDAKVSASFVDTHINVGIEALKLIRRHGKSVRHLRFDE; translated from the coding sequence ATGAAAGACAAAGAACAGATCGTCGAAAACTGGCTGCCGCGCTACACCGGCGTGCCCCTGGACCAGTTCGGCCAGCACATCCTGCTGACCAATTTCGGCGGCTACCTCAATACCTTCTCGCGCCTGACCGGCGCGGAGATCGTCGGCCTGGACCGGCCGATGCCGAGCGCGACCTTCGACGGCATCACCATGATCAACTTCGGCATGGGCAGCCCGAACGCGGCGACGATGATGGATCTGCTGTCGGCGATCATGCCGCAGGCGGTGTTGTTCCTGGGCAAGTGCGGCGGGCTCAAGCGCAAGAACGAACTGGGCGATCTGGTCCTGCCGATCGCGGCGATCCGTGGCGAAGGCACCTCCAACGATTACCTGCTGCCGGAAGTGCCGGCGTTGCCGGCATTCGCGCTGCAGCGCGCGGTCTCGACCATGATCCGCGACCTGGGTCACGACTACTGGACCGGCACCGTCTACACCACCAACCGCCGGGTCTGGGAACACGACGAAGCGTTCAAGGAACGGCTGCGCGCGATGCGCTGCATGGCGATCGACATGGAAACCGCGACCGTGTTCGCCGCCGGTTTCGCCAACCGCATCCCGTGCGGCGCGCTGCTGCTGGTGTCGGACCAGCCGATGATTCCCGAGGGCGTCAAGACCGAAGCCTCGGATGCGAAGGTCAGCGCGAGCTTCGTCGATACGCATATCAACGTCGGCATCGAAGCGTTGAAGTTGATTCGCCGGCATGGCAAGTCGGTGAGGCATTTGCGCTTCGACGAGTGA
- a CDS encoding 2-hydroxychromene-2-carboxylate isomerase yields the protein MSASQSPALRWYFDFISPFAYLHWHKLRPLARERAIELVPVAFGAVLAAHGQKGPAEIRGKREFTYQHVLWLARREGVPLRFPPAHPFNPLTALRLCIVAGSTPEAVDAIFDWIWRQGQAGDSVEALNPVIQALGADAAAIGSDATKAALRDNTESALVAGVFGVPTLSIDKQLFWGNDAHDFALDALQHPELFDDPEMQRLQRLPVGIQRRA from the coding sequence ATGAGCGCATCTCAGTCGCCCGCGCTGCGCTGGTATTTCGATTTCATCTCGCCGTTCGCCTACCTGCACTGGCACAAGCTGCGCCCGCTCGCGCGCGAACGCGCGATCGAGCTGGTGCCGGTCGCGTTCGGCGCGGTGCTCGCCGCGCACGGCCAGAAAGGCCCGGCCGAGATCCGCGGCAAACGCGAATTCACCTACCAGCACGTGCTGTGGCTGGCCCGGCGCGAGGGCGTGCCGCTGCGCTTCCCGCCGGCGCATCCGTTCAATCCGCTGACCGCGCTGCGGCTGTGCATCGTCGCCGGCAGCACGCCCGAGGCGGTCGATGCGATCTTCGACTGGATCTGGCGGCAAGGGCAGGCGGGCGACAGCGTCGAAGCGCTGAACCCGGTCATCCAGGCCCTCGGCGCGGACGCCGCCGCGATTGGCAGCGACGCGACCAAGGCGGCCCTGCGCGACAACACCGAATCGGCTCTGGTGGCCGGTGTATTCGGCGTGCCAACGTTGAGTATTGATAAGCAGTTGTTCTGGGGCAACGACGCACACGATTTCGCCCTTGACGCACTGCAACATCCTGAACTGTTTGACGATCCGGAAATGCAACGCCTGCAACGGCTGCCTGTCGGCATTCAGCGCCGAGCCTGA
- a CDS encoding DUF1761 domain-containing protein, with product MSLSLLQLNWLAIIAATASAFLLGGLWYGPLFKKAWCREAGVDPDAKPGHPGRVFAVAIVCAFLAATIFSMLMPPSANAVDGFGVGFVVGVFFVSMSFGINYAFAQRSLKLWMIDSGYHILQFILYGVILGAWK from the coding sequence ATGAGCTTGTCTTTGCTGCAACTTAATTGGCTCGCCATCATCGCCGCCACCGCGTCGGCCTTCCTGCTCGGCGGCCTGTGGTACGGCCCGTTGTTCAAGAAGGCCTGGTGCCGCGAGGCCGGCGTCGATCCCGATGCCAAGCCCGGTCACCCCGGCCGCGTATTCGCCGTCGCGATCGTCTGCGCGTTCCTGGCCGCGACCATCTTCTCGATGCTGATGCCGCCCAGCGCCAACGCGGTCGACGGCTTCGGGGTCGGCTTCGTCGTCGGCGTGTTCTTCGTGTCGATGAGCTTCGGCATCAACTACGCCTTCGCCCAGCGCAGCCTCAAGCTGTGGATGATCGACAGCGGTTACCACATCCTCCAGTTCATCCTCTACGGCGTGATCCTCGGCGCCTGGAAATAA
- a CDS encoding DegV family protein, with the protein MRIGLVVDSACDLPLEYLQRNRIHLLPITVRIGQAVLADHRNEEATLQFLNTHLAERGFEAETTPFSVQQIRDLFVSQFAIEYDYVFCMTITKTRSPVYENANQASFAILNDYRPVRSAAGINTPFALRVIDTLNLFAAQGITAVESVRLRDAGEGAPKIRARLEHLALHTHGYLIPRDLNYLRARTRVRGDRSVSFLSATLGTALDIKPVLHCNRGETGPVAKIKGYENAAQKLLEFTARKAGASGGDGLLTPTVCLSYGGELAELRAVPGYERLRTVCRDNNVELFESVMSLTGMVNVGKGALVVGFAAEKADFAG; encoded by the coding sequence ATGCGCATCGGACTCGTCGTCGATTCGGCTTGCGATTTGCCGTTGGAGTATCTGCAACGCAATCGCATCCATTTGCTACCGATCACGGTACGCATCGGCCAGGCGGTGCTGGCCGACCACCGCAACGAAGAAGCCACGCTGCAGTTCCTGAACACGCATCTGGCCGAGCGCGGTTTCGAAGCCGAGACCACCCCGTTCTCGGTGCAGCAGATCCGCGACCTGTTCGTCAGCCAGTTCGCGATCGAATACGACTACGTGTTCTGCATGACGATCACCAAGACCCGCAGCCCGGTCTACGAGAACGCCAATCAGGCCAGCTTCGCGATCCTCAACGACTACCGTCCCGTGCGCAGCGCGGCCGGGATCAACACGCCGTTCGCGTTGCGGGTGATCGACACGCTCAACCTGTTCGCGGCCCAGGGCATCACCGCGGTCGAGTCGGTGCGCCTGCGCGACGCCGGCGAGGGCGCGCCGAAGATCCGCGCGCGGCTGGAGCATCTGGCCCTGCACACCCACGGTTATCTGATTCCGCGCGACCTCAACTACCTGCGCGCGCGCACCCGCGTGCGCGGCGATCGCAGCGTGAGTTTTCTCAGCGCCACCTTGGGCACCGCGCTCGACATCAAGCCGGTGCTGCACTGCAACCGCGGCGAAACCGGGCCGGTGGCGAAGATCAAGGGCTACGAAAACGCCGCGCAGAAACTGCTCGAATTCACCGCGCGCAAGGCCGGCGCGAGCGGCGGCGATGGCCTGCTGACTCCGACCGTATGCCTGAGCTACGGCGGCGAACTGGCCGAGTTGCGCGCGGTGCCCGGGTACGAGCGCCTACGCACGGTTTGCCGCGACAACAACGTCGAACTGTTCGAAAGCGTGATGAGCCTGACCGGCATGGTCAATGTCGGCAAGGGTGCGCTGGTGGTGGGGTTTGCGGCGGAGAAGGCGGATTTTGCTGGGTGA
- a CDS encoding ADP-ribosylglycohydrolase family protein encodes MSAVPGLRERYLGCLLGLACGDAVGTTVEFRSRGSFAPLTDMTGGGPFALRAGEWTDDTSMALCLAASLIHRRGFDARDQMNRYCNWRSHGYMSSNGECFDIGMTVSAALDRYRKNDDPYAGDPGPRAAGNGALMRLAPVPMLWRLDARRTGECAVESTRTTHGAAEALDCSRLFAAQLRAALMGAGKEAVLAPSIPLLGSEKVAAIHARAYAGKREAEIVGSGYSVESLEAALWCFLHTDSFDAAVLRAANLGDDADTTAAICGQIAGAYYGVDAIPGAWLDKLVMREEIGGMAESLLQLSEDPAALA; translated from the coding sequence ATGAGCGCCGTGCCCGGTCTGCGCGAGCGCTATCTGGGCTGCCTGCTCGGCCTGGCCTGCGGCGATGCGGTCGGCACCACGGTCGAGTTCCGCTCGCGCGGCAGTTTCGCGCCGCTGACCGACATGACCGGCGGCGGGCCGTTCGCGCTGCGCGCGGGCGAATGGACCGACGACACGTCGATGGCCCTGTGCCTGGCGGCCAGCCTGATCCATCGCCGCGGCTTCGATGCGCGCGATCAGATGAATCGCTACTGCAACTGGCGCTCGCACGGCTACATGAGCAGCAACGGCGAGTGCTTCGACATCGGCATGACGGTGAGCGCGGCGCTGGACCGCTATCGCAAGAACGACGATCCGTATGCCGGCGATCCCGGCCCGCGCGCGGCCGGCAACGGCGCGCTGATGCGCCTGGCGCCGGTGCCGATGCTGTGGCGCCTGGATGCGCGGCGCACCGGCGAATGCGCGGTCGAATCGACCCGCACCACCCATGGCGCGGCCGAAGCGCTGGATTGCTCGCGCTTGTTCGCCGCGCAATTGCGCGCGGCGCTGATGGGCGCCGGCAAGGAGGCGGTGCTGGCGCCGTCGATCCCCTTGCTCGGCAGCGAAAAAGTCGCGGCGATCCATGCCCGCGCCTACGCCGGCAAGCGCGAGGCCGAGATCGTCGGCTCGGGCTACAGCGTCGAATCGCTGGAAGCGGCGTTGTGGTGTTTCCTGCACACCGACAGCTTCGACGCGGCGGTGCTGCGCGCGGCCAACCTCGGCGACGACGCCGACACCACCGCGGCGATCTGCGGGCAGATCGCCGGCGCTTACTACGGTGTCGATGCGATTCCCGGCGCGTGGCTGGACAAGCTGGTCATGCGCGAGGAGATCGGCGGCATGGCCGAGAGCTTGCTGCAGTTGTCCGAGGACCCGGCCGCATTGGCCTGA
- a CDS encoding cupin domain-containing protein — MTEPRLVRRDEPREFYIGERCHVLEHWNSPDDAQASIARIRVAPGITTCLHRLRGTAERYLIQSGRGRIEVAGLAASEVGPGDTVFIPADAAQRIANLGDEDLVFFAICTPRFVPECYEDLETELA, encoded by the coding sequence ATGACCGAGCCGCGCCTGGTCCGCCGCGATGAACCCCGCGAGTTCTACATCGGCGAACGCTGCCACGTCCTTGAACACTGGAACTCGCCGGACGATGCGCAAGCGTCCATCGCCCGCATCCGTGTCGCGCCGGGCATCACCACCTGCCTGCATCGCCTGCGCGGCACCGCCGAGCGTTACCTGATCCAAAGCGGCCGCGGCCGCATCGAAGTCGCCGGTCTGGCCGCCAGCGAAGTCGGCCCGGGCGATACCGTGTTCATTCCGGCGGATGCCGCTCAACGCATCGCCAACCTCGGCGACGAGGATCTGGTCTTCTTCGCGATCTGCACCCCGCGCTTCGTGCCCGAGTGCTACGAAGACCTCGAAACGGAGCTGGCATGA
- a CDS encoding amidohydrolase family protein yields MPTHRLLVLALASALAAVSATAAHAQTPPQPAPQDKSGDAKQGDDNQAGDKKNGDKPAAQLEQDALKPAGADPARASARTAKGVGKGEDKDEKKWDVNAAHGPTKSIAFDTDEGTWMDLDVSPDGRQIAFTLLGDIYLLPIGGGQARRITSGPAWDVQPRFSPDGREIAFTSDRGGGNNLWRMKADGSNATAVTKEDFRLLNNPAWTPDGQFLIGRKHFTGERSLGAGELWIYHAAGGGGGLQLTKQKNDQQDLGEPAVSPDGRYVYYSEDVSGGPTFQYNKDPHGTIYAIKRLDRQSGKSATVIDTGGGAVRPQPSPDGKSLAFVKRIREKSVLHVLDLASGEARPVWDGLSHDMQEAWAIFGPYANFNWTPDSKSVVIWAQGKLWRVSIADGKHEQIPFAAKVEQTVAEPLRFEHKLEEGRFAPKMIRDVATSADGKTLIFHAVGQLWRKRLPDGKPERLTGNDNLYEYQPSFSADGGKLLYTTWSDEALSAIYVTGAGGGGSKRLTQEKGFYYGPRFSPDARRIVYAKTGGGGLTGSLWSVDRGIYVMNADGSRPVRVANSGESPQFSADGSRVYYLTGSGLKKKLMSVGLNGEDEREVFNLKYVDSVSISPDGKWVAFTELFNAYVAPLMTAGTSVELSKDSKALPVAPVSADVGSYLHWSADSKSLHWMVGNQYYSRPLNQAFAFLPGAPATPAKPSADERGIPIGLDVPVYAPSDTVAFTHARVVTMRDAQKNQEVIEDGTVVVRGDQIVAVGPSASVSVPAGARSIDASGKTILPGYIDVHAHAAHFGQGVVPQQNWAYYTNLAFGITTMHDPSATTEFVFSEAELLKAGKMVGPRVFSTGTILYGADGDFKAVINSIDDARSHLRRMKANGAFSVKSYNQPRREQHQQINQAARELNMLVVEEGGSTFNHNLPMILDGATGIEHNIPVAPLYKDVVELWRQTDVRNTPTLVVSYGGLSGEYWWYARDNVWEDKKLNRFFPRETLDARSIRRETAPDWDYWHIQVAKSVKKLRDAGIKIQVGGHGQLQGLSANWEIWMLTQGGMSNFEALRAATIDGADYLGMSKQLGSLETGKKADLVVLNSNPLENIRATIDTRYVMVDGRLFDVDADMAELGNQAEKAPNFYWQRHRDGRTFGTEFGPTSVCHCPKGHGPHEAHDHDEE; encoded by the coding sequence ATGCCCACTCACCGCCTGCTCGTTCTCGCGCTCGCCAGCGCGCTCGCCGCCGTGTCCGCCACCGCGGCGCACGCACAGACTCCGCCGCAGCCCGCGCCCCAGGACAAATCGGGCGACGCCAAACAAGGCGACGACAACCAGGCGGGCGACAAGAAAAACGGCGACAAGCCGGCCGCGCAGCTCGAGCAGGACGCGCTCAAGCCCGCCGGCGCCGACCCGGCGCGCGCCTCGGCGCGGACCGCCAAGGGCGTGGGCAAGGGCGAGGACAAGGACGAGAAGAAGTGGGACGTCAACGCCGCCCACGGCCCGACCAAGTCGATCGCCTTCGACACCGACGAAGGCACCTGGATGGATCTGGACGTCTCGCCCGACGGCCGCCAGATCGCCTTCACCCTGCTCGGCGACATCTATCTGTTGCCGATCGGCGGCGGTCAGGCGCGTCGCATCACCAGCGGCCCGGCCTGGGACGTGCAACCGCGCTTCTCGCCCGACGGCCGCGAGATCGCCTTCACCTCCGACCGCGGCGGCGGCAACAACCTGTGGCGGATGAAGGCCGACGGCAGCAACGCCACCGCCGTCACCAAGGAAGACTTCCGCCTGCTCAATAATCCGGCGTGGACGCCCGACGGCCAGTTCCTGATCGGCCGCAAGCATTTCACCGGCGAACGCTCGCTCGGCGCCGGCGAGCTGTGGATCTACCACGCCGCCGGCGGTGGCGGCGGGCTGCAGCTGACCAAGCAGAAGAACGACCAGCAGGACCTCGGCGAACCGGCGGTGTCGCCGGACGGACGCTACGTCTATTACTCCGAAGACGTCAGCGGCGGCCCGACCTTCCAGTACAACAAGGACCCGCACGGCACGATCTACGCGATCAAGCGTCTGGACCGCCAGAGCGGCAAGAGCGCGACGGTGATCGACACCGGCGGCGGCGCGGTTCGGCCGCAGCCCTCGCCCGACGGCAAGTCGCTGGCGTTCGTCAAACGCATCCGCGAAAAGTCGGTGCTGCACGTCCTCGACCTGGCCAGCGGCGAAGCGCGGCCGGTGTGGGACGGGCTGTCGCACGACATGCAGGAGGCGTGGGCGATCTTCGGCCCGTACGCGAATTTCAACTGGACCCCCGATTCGAAATCGGTGGTGATCTGGGCGCAGGGCAAGCTGTGGCGGGTGTCGATCGCCGACGGCAAGCACGAACAGATTCCGTTCGCGGCCAAGGTCGAACAGACCGTCGCCGAGCCGCTGCGCTTCGAACACAAGCTCGAAGAAGGCCGCTTCGCGCCGAAGATGATCCGCGACGTCGCCACCAGCGCCGACGGCAAGACCCTGATCTTCCACGCGGTCGGCCAGCTGTGGCGCAAGCGCCTGCCCGACGGCAAGCCCGAGCGCCTGACCGGCAACGACAACCTCTACGAATACCAGCCCAGCTTCAGCGCCGACGGCGGCAAGCTGCTGTACACCACCTGGTCGGACGAAGCGCTCAGCGCGATCTACGTGACCGGCGCGGGCGGCGGCGGCAGCAAGCGCCTGACTCAGGAAAAGGGCTTCTATTACGGCCCGCGCTTCTCGCCCGACGCGCGCCGCATCGTCTACGCCAAGACCGGCGGCGGCGGACTCACCGGCAGCCTGTGGTCGGTCGATCGCGGCATCTACGTAATGAACGCCGACGGCAGCCGCCCCGTGCGCGTGGCCAACAGCGGCGAGTCGCCGCAGTTCAGCGCCGATGGCAGCCGCGTGTATTACCTCACCGGCAGTGGGCTGAAGAAGAAACTGATGTCGGTCGGCCTCAACGGCGAGGACGAACGCGAAGTCTTCAACCTCAAGTACGTCGACTCGGTCAGCATCAGCCCCGACGGCAAGTGGGTGGCGTTCACCGAACTGTTCAACGCCTATGTAGCGCCGCTGATGACCGCCGGCACGTCGGTGGAATTGAGCAAGGACAGCAAGGCCCTGCCGGTCGCGCCGGTCAGCGCCGATGTCGGCAGCTATCTGCACTGGTCGGCCGATTCCAAGTCGCTGCACTGGATGGTCGGCAATCAGTACTACTCGCGCCCGCTCAATCAGGCGTTCGCATTCTTGCCGGGCGCGCCGGCGACGCCGGCGAAACCTTCGGCCGACGAGCGCGGCATCCCGATCGGCCTGGACGTGCCGGTGTACGCGCCGAGCGACACGGTCGCTTTCACCCATGCGCGGGTAGTGACCATGCGCGATGCGCAGAAGAATCAGGAAGTGATCGAGGACGGCACCGTGGTGGTCCGCGGCGACCAGATCGTCGCGGTCGGCCCGAGCGCGTCGGTCAGCGTGCCGGCCGGCGCGCGCAGCATCGACGCCAGCGGCAAGACCATCCTGCCGGGCTATATCGACGTGCATGCGCACGCGGCGCATTTCGGCCAGGGCGTGGTGCCGCAACAGAACTGGGCCTACTACACCAACCTCGCCTTCGGCATCACCACCATGCACGACCCCTCGGCGACCACCGAGTTCGTGTTCTCCGAAGCCGAATTGCTCAAGGCCGGCAAGATGGTCGGCCCGCGCGTGTTCTCGACCGGCACGATCCTGTACGGCGCCGACGGCGACTTCAAGGCGGTGATCAACTCGATCGACGACGCGCGCAGTCACCTGCGGCGGATGAAGGCCAACGGCGCGTTCTCGGTCAAGAGCTACAACCAGCCGCGGCGCGAGCAGCACCAGCAGATCAACCAGGCCGCGCGCGAGTTGAACATGCTGGTGGTCGAGGAAGGCGGTTCGACCTTCAACCACAACCTGCCGATGATCCTCGACGGCGCCACCGGCATCGAACACAACATCCCGGTCGCGCCGCTGTACAAGGACGTGGTCGAACTGTGGCGGCAGACCGACGTGCGCAATACGCCGACCCTGGTGGTCAGCTATGGCGGTTTGTCCGGCGAATACTGGTGGTACGCGCGCGACAACGTGTGGGAAGACAAGAAGCTCAACCGCTTCTTCCCGCGCGAAACCCTGGACGCGCGCTCGATCCGCCGCGAGACCGCGCCGGACTGGGATTACTGGCATATCCAGGTCGCCAAGTCGGTCAAGAAGCTGCGCGATGCGGGCATCAAGATCCAGGTCGGCGGCCACGGCCAGTTGCAGGGCCTGTCGGCGAACTGGGAAATCTGGATGCTGACCCAGGGCGGCATGAGCAATTTCGAAGCGCTGCGCGCGGCGACCATCGACGGCGCCGATTACCTGGGCATGTCCAAACAGCTGGGTTCGCTGGAAACCGGCAAGAAGGCCGATCTGGTGGTGCTTAACAGCAACCCGCTGGAGAACATCCGCGCGACCATCGACACGCGTTACGTGATGGTCGACGGACGTTTGTTCGACGTCGACGCGGATATGGCCGAACTGGGCAACCAGGCCGAGAAGGCGCCGAATTTCTATTGGCAGCGCCATCGCGACGGCCGCACCTTCGGCACCGAGTTCGGTCCGACCTCGGTATGCCATTGCCCGAAGGGGCATGGGCCGCATGAGGCGCACGATCATGATGAGGAGTGA
- a CDS encoding amidohydrolase, which produces MLRPLLAGFGLALLAGAVQAATPAPAPSRYTQDPYPSTYKPLAGGPVLLQHATVLTGTGQRLDNADVLLRDGKVVAVGTALDAPTDATRVDATGKWVTPGIIDVHSHLGVYPSPGVGAHSDGNEMTSPVTPNVWAEHSIWPQDPGFEAALAGGITSLQILPGSANLIGGRGVTLKNVPSTTYQGMKFPGAPWGLKMACGENPKRVYGSRNTSPGTRMGNVAGYRAAFIDASEYLRKTTPKPAAPKKSRWWQSSTAANGADSEKDTGGKRDLKLDTLAGAIKGDILVHIHCYRADEMTTMLDLAKEFGFKVAAFHHGVEAYKIADRLAAENVCGALWADWWGFKMEAFDGIQENIAIVDRPAKSCAIVHSDSEEGIQRLNQEAAKVMAHARLAGIDIAPERAIRWLTQNPAKALGIGERTGTLEPGKMGDVVVWNGNPFSVYAKAEQVYIDGARIYDRADPSRQPKSDFMLGQPAAQTIPQIGGVR; this is translated from the coding sequence ATGCTCCGACCGCTCTTGGCCGGCTTCGGCCTGGCGTTGCTTGCCGGCGCCGTGCAGGCCGCCACGCCCGCGCCCGCACCTTCGCGCTACACCCAGGACCCGTATCCCAGCACCTACAAGCCGCTCGCCGGCGGCCCGGTGCTGCTGCAGCACGCCACCGTCCTCACCGGCACCGGCCAGCGCCTGGACAATGCCGACGTGCTGCTGCGGGACGGCAAGGTGGTCGCGGTCGGCACCGCGCTGGACGCGCCGACCGACGCCACCCGGGTCGATGCGACCGGCAAGTGGGTGACCCCGGGCATCATCGACGTCCATTCGCACCTGGGCGTATACCCCAGCCCCGGCGTGGGCGCGCACAGTGACGGCAATGAAATGACCAGCCCGGTCACCCCGAACGTGTGGGCCGAGCATTCGATCTGGCCGCAGGACCCGGGCTTCGAAGCCGCGCTGGCCGGCGGCATCACCTCGCTGCAGATCCTGCCCGGTTCGGCCAACCTGATCGGCGGCCGCGGCGTGACCCTCAAGAACGTCCCGTCCACGACCTACCAGGGCATGAAATTCCCCGGCGCGCCGTGGGGCCTGAAAATGGCCTGCGGCGAAAACCCCAAGCGCGTCTACGGCAGCCGCAACACCTCGCCGGGCACGCGCATGGGCAACGTCGCCGGCTACCGCGCGGCCTTCATCGACGCCAGCGAATACCTGCGCAAGACCACGCCCAAGCCGGCCGCGCCGAAGAAGTCGCGCTGGTGGCAGAGCTCCACCGCCGCCAACGGCGCCGACAGCGAGAAGGACACTGGCGGCAAGCGCGATCTCAAGCTCGACACCCTGGCCGGCGCGATCAAGGGCGACATCCTGGTCCACATTCACTGCTATCGCGCTGACGAGATGACCACGATGCTCGACCTGGCCAAGGAATTCGGCTTCAAGGTCGCCGCCTTCCACCACGGCGTGGAGGCGTACAAGATCGCTGACCGCCTCGCCGCCGAGAACGTGTGCGGCGCGCTGTGGGCCGACTGGTGGGGCTTCAAGATGGAAGCCTTCGACGGCATCCAGGAAAACATCGCCATCGTCGACCGACCGGCCAAAAGCTGCGCGATCGTGCATTCCGATTCCGAGGAAGGCATCCAGCGGCTCAACCAGGAAGCGGCCAAGGTCATGGCGCACGCGCGCCTGGCCGGCATCGACATCGCGCCGGAACGCGCGATCCGCTGGCTGACCCAGAACCCGGCCAAGGCGCTGGGCATCGGCGAGCGCACCGGCACCCTGGAGCCGGGCAAGATGGGCGACGTGGTGGTGTGGAACGGCAATCCTTTCAGCGTTTACGCCAAGGCCGAGCAGGTCTACATCGACGGCGCGCGCATCTACGACCGCGCCGATCCGTCGCGCCAGCCCAAGTCGGACTTCATGCTCGGCCAGCCGGCCGCGCAGACGATTCCGCAGATCGGAGGTGTGCGATGA